A genome region from Chloroflexota bacterium includes the following:
- a CDS encoding GDP-L-fucose synthase, which produces MVTGGAGFLGRRVVAKLRDRGGNDIVVLRKAQYDLVDRDACRRAIEDIRPDVVLHLAAVVGGIGANRENPGSFLFENLMMGIQLMEESRLGGVRKFVGTGTICEYPKFTPVPFHEDDLWNGYPEETNAPYGLAKKMLLAQAQAYRQQYGFNAVHPLPVNLYGPHDNFDPASSHVIPALIKKCVDARDASLPAISVWGDGSASREFLYVDDAAEGLTMVTEMYDSPEPLNLGSGQEITIRDLIHLIAELTGYDGRIEFDPSMPNGQPRRCLDISRAKAEIGFEAKTDFRTGLKATIAWYEESRRTMLQTT; this is translated from the coding sequence ATGGTAACTGGGGGGGCGGGGTTCCTGGGTAGGCGTGTCGTTGCCAAGCTCCGTGACCGTGGTGGGAACGATATCGTCGTACTCCGGAAGGCCCAGTATGACCTTGTGGACCGGGATGCATGCCGTCGAGCGATTGAGGACATTCGACCTGATGTAGTTCTCCACCTCGCAGCCGTCGTCGGGGGCATCGGGGCGAACCGGGAGAACCCCGGGAGCTTCCTTTTTGAGAACCTCATGATGGGCATCCAGCTCATGGAAGAGTCGCGTCTTGGCGGCGTTAGGAAGTTTGTGGGTACTGGCACAATTTGCGAGTATCCGAAGTTCACACCCGTTCCCTTCCACGAAGACGATCTCTGGAACGGCTATCCTGAAGAGACGAACGCACCCTATGGCCTCGCGAAGAAGATGCTGCTGGCACAGGCACAGGCGTATCGTCAGCAGTATGGGTTTAACGCTGTCCACCCACTGCCGGTGAACCTGTATGGGCCCCATGACAACTTTGACCCGGCCTCGTCTCACGTCATCCCTGCGCTTATAAAGAAATGCGTGGATGCTCGAGACGCAAGCTTGCCTGCCATTTCTGTCTGGGGCGACGGTAGCGCCAGCCGCGAATTCTTGTACGTGGACGACGCGGCCGAAGGGCTCACGATGGTCACCGAGATGTACGACAGCCCGGAGCCGCTCAACCTCGGATCAGGGCAAGAGATCACTATCCGTGACCTAATCCATCTGATTGCCGAGTTGACCGGCTACGATGGCCGTATCGAGTTTGATCCCTCTATGCCGAATGGCCAGCCACGCCGCTGCCTTGACATCTCCCGAGCGAAGGCCGAAATTGGATTTGAGGCTAAGACGGACTTCCGAACCGGTCTCAAGGCGACCATCGCCTGGTACGAAGAGTCTAGGCGCACGATGCTTCAGACAACCTAG
- the mutS gene encoding DNA mismatch repair protein MutS — protein MDQLALLGAEYLPTTPVRRQYLDIKAKYPDAILFFRLGDFYETFDDDAKTVARTLDIVLTGRDIGRGERAPMAGVPYHAAEGYIARLIERGHRVAICDQIGEVPARGLVRREVVRVISPGTLIEDGLLPARANNFLAAAIVERGAAGLAWVDVSTGQLSATEVRGPAWEGLLASELVRLGPSECLIPAQDVDDAAQSMTALLPPGARATPRPVSSFAPHRAVERLRRHFQTATVASLGLEERPLASRATAAVLEYVEENLPAALSLLDRLDLYAVEGSMVLDSATRRSLELTESLRNGQRDGSLLAAIDQTATAMGARALRRWLTQPLLDLTSIRERHDAVGWLVDCRLVRGGLLDTLSALPDLERLASRAAQRALNPREILAIARAVRRLPSIAEALRGDVPSLLADLHEMPAGFESLADRIVTCVEDPPAAQFGEGVIKAGCSAELDEVRLLAGDTKAWIADLERSERERTGLRQLKVGYNRVFGYYLEVSRAALAQPTDYYQREKTGATTASEHLERLEYVRKQTMTGVERFVTPKLQEYELRARNAQEEIVRLERAVFAGLLDAAAEVARLLLDVAAALGRLDALTGLAETAVRHDYVRPDLSEDGVLEIVGGRHPVVEQAIGREAFMPNDTRLGVADGVIAILTGPNMAGKSTYLRQVALIALLAQAGSFVPAASARLSIVDRVFARVGAQDDLAGQRSTFMVEMIETANILRNATPRSLLVLDEIGRGTSTFDGIAVARAIVEHLHENPRLRCKTLFATHYHELADLAEELPGVTSLQVEVLERGQQVVFLHRVAPGAADRSYGVHVARLAGVPEPVARRAAEILHDLEQARDRQAARPGRLLSGVAASPRSAGEAEALRRLRTCEPLRMSPLDALAELMALADLVSGADAAGDPGDSSA, from the coding sequence TTGGATCAGCTCGCGCTGCTGGGGGCAGAGTACCTGCCGACGACGCCGGTCCGCCGCCAGTATCTCGACATCAAGGCGAAGTACCCGGACGCCATCCTCTTCTTCCGCCTCGGCGACTTCTACGAGACGTTCGACGACGATGCGAAGACGGTGGCGCGGACCCTCGACATCGTCCTGACCGGCCGCGACATCGGGCGGGGCGAGCGTGCGCCGATGGCCGGCGTTCCCTATCACGCCGCCGAGGGGTACATCGCGCGGCTGATCGAACGCGGGCACCGGGTGGCGATCTGCGACCAGATCGGCGAGGTCCCGGCGCGCGGGCTCGTGCGCCGCGAGGTCGTGCGGGTCATCTCGCCGGGCACGCTGATCGAGGACGGGCTGTTGCCGGCCCGCGCCAACAACTTCCTGGCGGCGGCGATAGTCGAGCGGGGCGCGGCCGGGCTGGCCTGGGTCGATGTCAGCACCGGCCAGTTGAGCGCCACCGAGGTCCGTGGCCCCGCCTGGGAGGGTCTGCTCGCTTCGGAGCTGGTGCGGCTCGGGCCGAGCGAGTGCCTGATCCCAGCCCAGGACGTGGATGACGCCGCCCAGAGCATGACCGCGCTGCTGCCGCCCGGTGCGCGCGCCACCCCGCGCCCGGTCTCCTCGTTCGCGCCGCACCGCGCCGTCGAGCGGCTTCGGCGACACTTCCAGACGGCCACCGTGGCGAGCCTCGGCCTGGAAGAGCGGCCCCTGGCCAGCCGGGCGACGGCCGCCGTGCTGGAGTACGTCGAGGAGAACCTGCCGGCCGCCCTGAGCCTGCTCGACCGGCTGGACCTGTACGCGGTCGAAGGCTCGATGGTGCTGGACTCTGCGACCCGCCGCAGCCTTGAGTTGACCGAGAGCCTTCGCAATGGCCAGCGCGACGGCTCCCTACTGGCGGCTATCGACCAGACGGCCACGGCGATGGGCGCGCGAGCCCTGCGGCGCTGGCTCACCCAGCCGCTCCTCGATCTCACCTCGATTCGCGAGCGGCACGACGCCGTCGGGTGGCTGGTGGACTGCCGCCTGGTGCGGGGCGGGCTGCTCGACACCTTGAGCGCGCTGCCAGATCTCGAACGGCTCGCCAGCCGGGCCGCTCAGCGGGCGCTCAATCCGCGCGAGATACTGGCGATTGCCAGGGCGGTGCGCCGGCTGCCGTCCATCGCCGAAGCTCTGCGCGGCGACGTGCCGAGCCTGCTGGCCGACCTCCACGAGATGCCCGCCGGCTTCGAGTCGCTGGCTGATCGCATTGTGACGTGCGTGGAGGATCCGCCGGCCGCGCAGTTCGGCGAGGGCGTCATCAAGGCCGGCTGCTCGGCCGAGCTGGACGAGGTCCGCCTGCTGGCTGGCGACACCAAAGCGTGGATCGCCGACCTGGAGCGCAGCGAACGCGAGCGCACGGGCCTGCGTCAGCTGAAGGTCGGGTACAACCGCGTCTTCGGCTACTACCTGGAGGTCAGCCGCGCCGCCCTGGCCCAGCCGACCGACTACTACCAGCGCGAGAAGACCGGTGCGACGACGGCGTCTGAGCACCTGGAGCGGCTGGAGTACGTCCGCAAGCAGACCATGACGGGCGTCGAGCGGTTCGTGACGCCGAAGCTCCAGGAGTACGAGCTGCGCGCTCGCAATGCCCAGGAGGAGATCGTCCGGCTGGAACGGGCCGTCTTCGCCGGGCTGCTGGACGCCGCCGCCGAGGTGGCCCGGCTGCTGCTCGACGTGGCCGCGGCGCTGGGTCGGCTCGACGCGCTGACCGGGCTGGCCGAGACCGCCGTCCGCCACGACTACGTGCGCCCCGACCTCTCCGAAGACGGCGTCCTGGAGATCGTCGGCGGGCGACATCCGGTCGTGGAGCAGGCCATCGGGCGCGAGGCGTTCATGCCGAACGACACCCGTCTCGGCGTGGCCGACGGCGTGATCGCCATCCTGACCGGCCCGAACATGGCCGGCAAGTCGACCTATCTCCGCCAAGTGGCGCTGATCGCGCTGCTGGCGCAGGCCGGCAGCTTCGTGCCGGCGGCGTCGGCGCGACTGAGCATCGTCGACCGGGTCTTTGCGCGTGTGGGAGCGCAGGACGACCTCGCCGGCCAGCGCAGCACCTTCATGGTCGAGATGATCGAGACGGCGAACATCCTCCGCAACGCCACGCCGCGCAGCCTGCTGGTGCTGGACGAGATCGGGCGGGGGACCAGCACCTTCGACGGCATCGCCGTGGCCCGCGCGATCGTCGAGCACCTGCACGAGAACCCGCGTCTGCGCTGCAAGACCCTCTTCGCCACGCACTACCACGAGCTGGCCGACCTCGCCGAGGAGCTGCCAGGGGTGACCAGCCTCCAGGTCGAGGTGCTGGAGCGGGGACAGCAGGTCGTCTTCCTGCACCGAGTCGCTCCGGGCGCGGCCGACCGCAGCTACGGCGTGCACGTCGCTCGGCTGGCAGGGGTGCCGGAGCCGGTCGCCCGTCGGGCCGCCGAGATCCTGCACGACCTGGAGCAGGCCCGTGATCGGCAGGCCGCGCGGCCCGGACGGCTCCTGTCTGGCGTGGCGGCCAGCCCGCGGAGCGCCGGCGAGGCCGAGGCGCTGCGCCGCCTCCGCACCTGCGAGCCGTTGCGAATGTCCCCGCTGGACGCCCTGGCCGAGCTGATGGCGCTGGCTGACCTCGTGAGCGGCGCGGACGCCGCAGGCGACCCGGGCGACTCGTCGGCATGA
- a CDS encoding UDP-glucose/GDP-mannose dehydrogenase family protein, with the protein MSTDRTFTGIVCVYGLWHLGSVTAACLADAGFSVVGLDLDEGRIKGLADGRPPVAEPDLPELMQRSLATGLLSFTADPATALAAANVLWVAFDTPVDEDDRADAAWVRNQLEHVRGLIRPGTLVLISSQVPVGFSAQIEQAWRQTDPSLQIACSPENLRLGQAIEVFRNPERVVVGTGTGTDRARLAALFAPFSDQIEWMSLQSAEMTKHALNGFLALSVAYTNELARICERVGADASEVERGLRSEPRIGRRAYVSPGPPLAGGTLLRDVGVLGRLAAEHGIASPMVDAIRVSNHLHQDWSYIRTLHLVGDVKHPRVAVLGLTYKAGTDTLRRSASVDLARKLLDGGIQVSAYDPAVRALPLDLSGITLAASIDGALTGADVAILATAWPEFRTLSADDLARTMSQPRLIDQAGFVPHLAGDPRVIYVRVGYPLVPEGTNA; encoded by the coding sequence GTGAGTACAGACCGGACGTTTACGGGTATCGTCTGCGTCTACGGTCTCTGGCATCTCGGCAGCGTAACGGCGGCCTGCCTGGCTGACGCCGGATTCTCAGTTGTTGGTCTCGATCTGGACGAGGGACGCATCAAAGGGTTGGCTGATGGCCGACCGCCAGTCGCTGAACCCGATCTTCCCGAATTGATGCAGCGTAGCCTGGCCACAGGCCTGCTGTCGTTCACTGCCGACCCGGCCACGGCGCTTGCTGCTGCCAACGTGCTCTGGGTCGCCTTCGACACGCCAGTTGACGAAGACGACCGCGCGGACGCAGCCTGGGTCCGCAACCAGCTCGAACACGTACGTGGACTCATTCGACCTGGCACGTTGGTGTTGATCTCCTCCCAGGTTCCGGTCGGCTTCAGCGCACAAATCGAACAGGCGTGGCGCCAGACCGATCCAAGCCTACAAATCGCCTGCTCCCCTGAGAATCTCCGTCTGGGTCAGGCGATAGAGGTCTTCCGCAATCCGGAGCGTGTCGTAGTCGGGACCGGCACAGGGACCGACCGTGCACGGCTCGCGGCGCTCTTCGCACCGTTCTCGGACCAGATTGAGTGGATGTCACTACAGTCGGCGGAGATGACGAAACATGCGTTGAACGGCTTTCTGGCGCTCTCCGTGGCGTATACCAATGAGCTTGCGCGGATCTGTGAACGGGTTGGTGCGGACGCATCGGAGGTGGAGCGCGGGCTGCGAAGCGAACCACGCATCGGCCGACGGGCCTACGTCTCGCCCGGGCCGCCACTGGCTGGTGGGACACTGCTCAGAGATGTTGGCGTCCTGGGGCGGCTCGCCGCCGAGCACGGCATCGCGAGTCCGATGGTTGACGCCATCCGGGTCAGCAATCACCTTCACCAGGACTGGTCGTACATCCGAACCCTCCATCTCGTGGGCGACGTGAAGCATCCTCGGGTGGCAGTGCTGGGCCTCACCTACAAGGCCGGGACGGACACACTGCGCCGCTCGGCATCGGTAGATCTGGCGCGGAAGCTCCTCGACGGCGGTATCCAGGTCTCCGCGTACGACCCGGCCGTGCGGGCGCTCCCGCTGGACTTGAGCGGAATTACGCTCGCTGCCAGCATCGACGGCGCCCTGACGGGTGCGGATGTGGCGATCCTGGCGACAGCCTGGCCGGAGTTTCGCACGCTCTCGGCAGACGATCTGGCGCGTACCATGTCGCAACCTCGACTGATCGATCAGGCTGGCTTCGTGCCGCATCTGGCCGGCGACCCACGAGTCATCTACGTCCGAGTGGGATATCCACTTGTGCCAGAGGGGACGAACGCATGA
- a CDS encoding Gfo/Idh/MocA family oxidoreductase, translating to MRVAIVGCGLIGRKRAAALGAHQLVACADISLGNAERLAASYPDCVASADYREIVQQPDVDAVIVSTTNNVLATAAVAAAEAGKHVLVEKPAARYAFELGPLLAAAQTRGVVVKVGFNHRFHPAFQKARAIVDAGGIGELVYIRARYGHGGRPGYDREWRADPEIAGGGEMLDQGVHLIDLSRWFCGDFVEVAGHVATFYWQMPVEDNGFAILKTASGQVAWLHASCTEWKNLFSFEIFGCDGKLQIDGLGGSYGTERLTYYRMLPEMGPPETSAWEYPREDRSWHAEIEHWVACIETGQQLSGTVEDAIAALTIVERLYEVSGRDHHA from the coding sequence GTGAGGGTCGCGATCGTCGGATGCGGCCTGATCGGGCGAAAGCGTGCGGCTGCGCTCGGTGCACACCAGTTGGTCGCCTGCGCAGACATCTCGCTCGGGAACGCGGAGCGGCTGGCCGCTAGCTACCCAGACTGCGTTGCCAGTGCTGACTACCGCGAGATCGTCCAGCAGCCGGACGTGGATGCGGTGATCGTCTCGACGACGAACAATGTGCTGGCCACGGCCGCCGTGGCGGCGGCGGAGGCTGGCAAGCACGTCCTGGTAGAGAAGCCCGCTGCGCGCTACGCCTTCGAGTTAGGTCCGCTCCTGGCCGCCGCGCAGACGCGCGGGGTGGTGGTGAAGGTGGGGTTCAACCACCGGTTTCACCCGGCCTTTCAGAAGGCGCGTGCTATCGTCGACGCGGGCGGGATCGGCGAGTTGGTATACATCCGTGCTCGGTATGGGCATGGCGGGCGCCCGGGCTACGACCGCGAGTGGCGGGCTGATCCAGAGATCGCCGGCGGCGGCGAAATGCTAGACCAGGGTGTCCACCTGATTGATCTGTCCCGCTGGTTCTGTGGTGACTTCGTGGAGGTCGCCGGGCACGTCGCTACGTTCTATTGGCAGATGCCGGTCGAAGACAATGGCTTCGCGATACTCAAGACGGCGAGCGGGCAGGTTGCCTGGCTCCATGCAAGCTGCACGGAGTGGAAGAACCTCTTCTCGTTTGAGATCTTCGGGTGCGATGGTAAGCTTCAGATCGACGGACTCGGCGGCAGCTACGGCACGGAGCGCCTGACGTATTACCGCATGCTGCCAGAAATGGGGCCACCAGAGACGTCGGCCTGGGAGTACCCGCGTGAGGATCGCTCCTGGCACGCCGAGATCGAGCATTGGGTGGCGTGCATCGAGACAGGGCAGCAACTGAGTGGGACAGTCGAAGATGCCATCGCTGCGTTGACCATCGTCGAGCGACTATACGAGGTGTCCGGCCGTGATCATCACGCGTAG
- the recJ gene encoding single-stranded-DNA-specific exonuclease RecJ, whose translation MADGQPLLRRAWTRRRRASLPDLQALEVGSPLLAQLLLHRGLSVPADASQFLEPARPLAPALDGMAGLRAAVQRIERALDAHDPIVVYGDYDVDGLSGATILQRTLEALGGRVKVYIPHRERDGYGLNADVLRRLAEGGAALVVTVDCGVTAAAEVAAANAVGLDVVVTDHHALSAELPSAVAVVNPHRPDCPYPFKELAGAGVALMVALTLAERRLDPATRAALEPTLLGLAALGTVSDVMPLVGENRGIVRHGLRALNAKPPAGLAALFRRAGLTRPWIEAEDISFKIAPRLNAAGRLADAALTQQLLATTDPVDADDLADQLEAMNAERRELSAAALDDARARLLASGEAAAPGIVVQSGYPSGLLGLVAVRLCEELGKPVAVVEAASGLCRASVRAPKGLSAVAAVAAGAHLLARYGGHQGAAGFSIEAANLAAFRQTFAEAVAAMPADPNAVEALVADAWLRPASVDEDLLDGLGRLGPFGHGAPEPLFESLSLEVAEAKVAKERHLRLRLRDENNRMLSGIAFDGAADGPSRGQLVDVLYRVRPNVWQGRRRADIHLVAWRPAGT comes from the coding sequence GTGGCAGACGGTCAACCACTCCTCAGGCGCGCGTGGACGCGTCGTCGCCGTGCGTCGCTGCCGGATCTCCAGGCGCTCGAGGTTGGGTCGCCGCTGCTGGCTCAACTGCTGCTGCATCGAGGCCTGTCCGTCCCCGCTGACGCCAGCCAGTTTCTGGAGCCGGCCCGCCCGCTGGCGCCGGCGCTCGACGGGATGGCCGGCTTACGGGCCGCCGTGCAGCGGATCGAGCGCGCCCTCGACGCGCACGACCCGATCGTCGTCTACGGCGACTACGACGTGGACGGCCTGAGCGGCGCGACCATCCTCCAGCGAACACTCGAAGCGCTGGGTGGGCGGGTGAAGGTCTACATCCCGCACCGCGAGCGCGACGGCTACGGGCTGAACGCCGACGTGCTGCGTCGGCTGGCCGAGGGCGGCGCAGCCCTGGTGGTCACGGTGGACTGCGGCGTCACCGCTGCCGCCGAGGTCGCAGCGGCCAACGCCGTCGGGCTTGACGTGGTGGTCACGGATCACCACGCGCTCTCGGCCGAGCTGCCGAGCGCCGTCGCCGTGGTGAACCCGCACCGGCCGGACTGCCCGTACCCTTTCAAGGAGCTGGCCGGCGCGGGCGTGGCGTTGATGGTGGCGCTGACCCTGGCCGAGCGTCGCCTGGACCCCGCCACACGGGCCGCCCTGGAGCCGACGCTCCTCGGGTTGGCGGCGCTCGGCACCGTCTCCGACGTCATGCCGCTGGTGGGTGAGAATCGCGGCATCGTGCGGCACGGCCTGCGCGCGCTCAACGCGAAGCCCCCGGCCGGACTTGCTGCGCTGTTCCGGCGGGCCGGCCTCACGCGCCCGTGGATCGAAGCGGAGGACATCTCGTTCAAGATCGCGCCACGCCTCAATGCCGCCGGGCGGCTTGCCGACGCGGCGCTCACCCAGCAACTGCTGGCGACCACGGACCCCGTGGATGCCGACGATCTCGCGGATCAGCTCGAAGCGATGAACGCCGAGCGGCGTGAGCTGAGCGCCGCGGCGCTGGACGATGCGCGCGCGCGGCTGCTGGCGTCCGGTGAGGCTGCCGCGCCGGGGATCGTGGTCCAGTCCGGCTATCCGTCGGGCCTGCTCGGCCTGGTGGCCGTTCGGCTCTGCGAGGAGCTGGGGAAGCCCGTCGCCGTCGTCGAGGCCGCGAGCGGACTGTGCCGGGCGTCGGTGCGCGCGCCGAAAGGGCTGAGCGCCGTGGCCGCCGTCGCGGCCGGTGCGCACCTGCTGGCTCGCTACGGCGGCCACCAGGGCGCGGCAGGATTCTCGATTGAGGCTGCCAATCTGGCGGCGTTTCGGCAGACCTTCGCCGAGGCGGTCGCCGCGATGCCCGCCGATCCAAACGCCGTCGAGGCGCTGGTGGCGGACGCCTGGCTGCGCCCGGCCTCGGTGGACGAAGACCTCCTCGACGGGCTGGGACGCCTCGGTCCGTTCGGCCACGGCGCACCCGAGCCGCTCTTCGAGTCGCTGTCGCTGGAAGTGGCCGAGGCGAAGGTGGCCAAAGAGCGGCACCTGCGTCTCAGGCTGCGGGACGAGAACAACCGGATGCTCTCGGGGATCGCCTTCGACGGGGCCGCCGACGGTCCGTCGCGGGGGCAACTGGTGGACGTGCTGTACCGGGTGCGCCCGAACGTCTGGCAGGGCCGCCGCCGGGCGGACATTCACCTCGTGGCGTGGCGGCCGGCCGGCACGTAG
- a CDS encoding NAD-dependent epimerase/dehydratase family protein, with protein MTTDLSPDLRRVFVTGGAGFIGSNLVDRLLARGCQVTAYDNLSTCQTAFLNDAISRPNFRLVTADLGDIDALRAAMDGHDFVFHLAANADVRFGTEYPRRDLEQNVIATHNVLEAMRLTGVRRLAFSSTGSIYGEPTVFPTPEDAPFPIQTSLYGASKLAAEGLIEAYCEGFGFQGYIFRFVSVLGERYTHGHVFDFYKKLLADPTRLEVLGNGKQRKSYMYVQDCIEAMLLAIDTVTDKVAIFNLGADEYIEVNDSIRCIVDQLGIDPELHYSGGERGWVGDSPFIFLDTRKIRALGWQPKLTIRQAVVRTIQYLRDHQWLLDRR; from the coding sequence ATGACAACAGACCTGTCCCCCGATCTCAGGCGTGTCTTCGTCACCGGCGGCGCCGGCTTCATTGGCAGCAACCTCGTTGATCGCCTGCTCGCCCGTGGATGCCAGGTCACTGCCTACGACAACCTGTCCACATGCCAGACCGCTTTCCTGAACGATGCCATCAGTAGGCCCAATTTCCGGCTGGTCACAGCTGACCTTGGCGATATCGATGCTCTTCGAGCGGCGATGGACGGACACGACTTCGTGTTTCATTTGGCCGCCAACGCGGACGTTCGGTTTGGCACCGAGTATCCGCGCCGCGATCTCGAGCAGAACGTCATCGCTACCCACAACGTCCTCGAAGCGATGCGGCTGACCGGTGTGCGCCGACTCGCCTTCTCTTCGACTGGCTCGATCTACGGTGAGCCAACTGTCTTCCCTACGCCGGAGGACGCACCGTTCCCGATCCAGACGTCGCTCTACGGTGCTTCCAAGCTGGCTGCGGAGGGACTCATTGAAGCGTACTGCGAAGGGTTTGGATTTCAAGGCTACATCTTCCGGTTCGTCTCGGTTCTCGGCGAGCGCTACACCCACGGTCACGTCTTTGACTTCTACAAGAAGCTGCTGGCCGACCCGACGCGGCTCGAAGTGCTAGGTAACGGCAAGCAGCGAAAGTCGTACATGTACGTCCAGGACTGCATTGAGGCGATGCTGCTCGCGATCGACACCGTGACAGACAAGGTAGCGATCTTCAACCTTGGTGCCGACGAGTATATCGAGGTCAACGACTCGATTCGCTGCATCGTGGATCAACTCGGGATTGATCCAGAGCTACACTACTCCGGCGGTGAGCGCGGCTGGGTTGGCGATAGCCCATTCATCTTCCTCGACACACGGAAGATCCGCGCACTCGGTTGGCAGCCGAAGCTCACGATCCGGCAGGCGGTTGTGCGGACCATTCAGTATCTCCGGGATCACCAATGGCTGCTGGATCGACGGTGA
- a CDS encoding SDR family oxidoreductase yields the protein MNLSGRTAIVTGASRGLGKAIAARLIADGASVMLTGRDAGVLQAAGEELAAARPDPSQHVVWQAGDVAVQADVEQLVASTVEQLGRVDVLVSNAGVYGPLGLIEEVDWVEWVRAVEINLLGTVLACRSVVPLMRQQGGGKIVILSGGGATSPLPRVSAYAASKAAVVRFGETLAEEVKDAGIDVNAVAPGALNTRLTDQIVAAGPERVGASLHNRAVQWQAGSATPLDVGADLVAFLASPESDGITGRLIAAVWDPWREFPALREKIAASDVFTLRRIVPEDRGWETP from the coding sequence ATGAACCTCTCCGGACGGACGGCGATCGTGACTGGCGCCAGCCGAGGCCTGGGGAAGGCTATTGCCGCTCGCTTGATCGCCGACGGCGCCAGCGTCATGCTCACCGGGCGCGATGCTGGCGTCTTGCAGGCAGCCGGTGAGGAGTTGGCGGCCGCTCGGCCTGACCCGAGCCAGCACGTCGTGTGGCAGGCTGGCGATGTCGCGGTCCAGGCCGATGTCGAGCAACTCGTCGCCTCAACGGTCGAGCAGCTTGGTCGCGTGGACGTGCTGGTCAGCAATGCCGGTGTCTATGGGCCGCTCGGGCTGATCGAAGAGGTGGATTGGGTCGAGTGGGTCCGAGCCGTCGAGATCAATCTCCTGGGGACGGTTCTGGCGTGCCGTTCTGTGGTCCCGTTGATGCGCCAGCAGGGCGGCGGCAAGATCGTCATCCTCTCTGGCGGCGGCGCCACGTCCCCACTTCCACGGGTCAGCGCCTATGCCGCGTCGAAGGCGGCGGTGGTCAGGTTCGGCGAGACGTTGGCCGAAGAGGTGAAGGACGCTGGTATTGATGTCAACGCTGTGGCGCCCGGAGCGCTCAACACCCGGCTGACCGATCAGATCGTGGCGGCTGGGCCGGAGAGGGTTGGAGCGAGCTTGCACAACCGGGCGGTCCAGTGGCAGGCGGGCAGCGCGACGCCGCTGGACGTTGGCGCCGATCTTGTGGCGTTCCTGGCATCTCCCGAGAGTGACGGCATCACCGGACGGCTGATCGCGGCAGTCTGGGACCCCTGGCGCGAGTTCCCTGCGCTGCGCGAGAAGATCGCGGCCAGCGATGTCTTCACGTTGCGGCGCATCGTTCCTGAAGACCGAGGGTGGGAGACGCCGTGA
- a CDS encoding transposase family protein, which translates to MSEYFSGLTDPRRDHLKVHRLIDIVTTTLCAVIRGADGWVEVETLEQAKEAWPRTFLELPGGIPSHDTFGRVFARLDPEELRRRFLGWVSAVAGPPGTQGRGDRWQDAARIP; encoded by the coding sequence GTGAGCGAGTACTTCAGCGGGCTGACGGACCCGCGTCGGGATCATCTGAAAGTGCACCGGCTGATCGATATCGTGACGACCACGCTGTGCGCGGTGATCCGTGGGGCGGACGGCTGGGTCGAGGTGGAGACGCTCGAGCAGGCCAAGGAGGCCTGGCCGCGCACGTTTCTGGAGTTGCCGGGCGGGATTCCGTCGCACGACACGTTTGGTCGGGTGTTTGCTCGGCTCGATCCCGAGGAACTCCGACGGCGCTTTCTGGGTTGGGTGTCGGCGGTGGCTGGCCCTCCAGGTACCCAAGGTCGTGGCGATCGCTGGCAAGACGCTGCGCGGATCCCATGA